The following proteins are encoded in a genomic region of Anabas testudineus chromosome 13, fAnaTes1.2, whole genome shotgun sequence:
- the wdr95 gene encoding WD repeat-containing protein 64, with product MPPGKQVRSSSTNGRLETKHVTSILSEVGATGNRIRNTSGSGCWGEKAPRQVDISQDRKEQPEWLVRELLKRSTRRHTVTLGDKPQIIRQQHHSIDSTHGVCSLKIDEISLDNLQKLKLAFEGFEMGGLRCIDAKNFGRIVKKCLGLPNTSNAHIQGLFKKIDYAGQGRISWGQFCSHMLQEYKAKEETARRSKQVALTLPATMKTLGNGIPVVNIHSTHDGTVVTVREDGAVCFWSPELKPLKTKHLFNEGPLNRRSKWASAFTLMTEYNKLMLATGDRELQLYELSSLEPYCQISALDTVPLTLDYSYTGSDKCCLLYGDTEGCVTIILISFVGDTLRLWNKLPKVENIPSIAIDDAVLSPNVTFVRWKVHRDWVTQAKYFQSFQAVVSSSNEESSSLVIGRVLPLTDAEQQLSEIREACYEGKTKKIQLNWTPQVRASCDQTVFTVYKGVKTFDLCQKHSLLVTGGMDRFIRMWNPHFSGKPTGILKGLSAPVVYLCISSEDSQIFCVSIDNTVKIWDIQEQCCLFTADAKASRIHGEISACSYFPAMKSLFFAADCLAVLSLKMRPQFRSRLTVSHNEPVMCCGYSEEFRQVVSCTERSVVKVWDLDTGRQVFEFGGTNDLSAITCMTFDLKGRRLITGGKDGCLKIWNFNNGQCLKTLRKDGDCQELCDCIFLKVHRNCYVMSVGRDRKIDIYPDVPEDLCRIQKPQTTWQDDLKNGHKEDILCVVHCPPCLLATGSYDGEIIVWNVVSGCIQGRFLSPPPAEYQHVQGLDTSVPSIIFLKLQQFPSATALISSGAMGFLNLWNVLSGGKFVSSFKASRFQQKITKLAKSEKDTFLYAADQIGYIHVYNMETFAAEEKSPRAEIVWRAHTSTITGLQIVDSDQVVLTSSTDYTVRLWSAHGEFIGTFGQTESWSVHISSSWMHPAVPYEVLIDPLSMPDHEILNVKKHLSDAINPDRTEADRGELESEMHNKLRLLPKSISDTDAEED from the exons ATGCCACCTGGGAAGCAGGTTCGCTCTTCCTCAACTAATGGAAGATTAGAGACCAAACACGTGACCAG CATCCTCTCTGAAGTGGGGGCCACAGGGAACCGGATAAGAAACACATCTGGGTCAGGATGTTGGGGTGAAAAAGCACCAAGACAAGTGGATATCAGCCAGGACAGAAAAGAGCAGCCTGAATGGTTGGTGCGAGAGCTGCTGAAACGGAGCACACGAAGACACACTGTCACGCTTGGAGATAAGCCTCAAATCATCAGACAACAGCACCACAGTATTGATTCGACTCACGGAGTCTGCAGCCTTAAG ATTGATGAGATATCGCTCGACAACCTCCAGAAATTGAAACTAGCATTTGAG GGCTTTGAAATGGGTGGCTTGAGATGCATTGATGCGAAGAATTTTGGACGTATAGTGAAGAAGTGTTTGGGTTTGCCTAACACA AGCAATGCACACATTCAAGGGTTATTTAAGAAGATTGATTATGCAGGCCAGGGAAGGATTTCATGG GGTCAGTTCTGCTCACACATGCTGCAGGAGTACAAAGCGAAGGAGGAAACTGCAAGACGCAGCAAGCAGGTGGCTTTAACTCTGCCAGCAACCATGAAGACGTTGGGTAATGGCATTCCAGTTGTCAACATCCACTCCACCCATGATGGCACGGTTGTCACAGTGAGAGAAGATGGAGCTGTTTGCTTTTGGAGCCCTGAACTTAAACCCCTGAAGACCAAACACTTGTTT AATGAGGGACCTTTGAACAGGAGGTCAAAATGGGCGAGTGCTTTCACTCTGATGACAGAGTACAACAAGCTGATGCTCGCAACAGG CGACAGAGAGCTCCAGCTTTACGAGCTCTCCAGTCTGGAGCCTTATTGCCAGATCAGTGCTCTAGACACAGTGCCTTTGACATTGGACTACAG CTACACGGGTTCTGATAAATGCTGCCTTCTTTATGGAGACACAGAG ggttGTGTGACCATCATATTAATATCTTTTGTTGGGGATACCCTCAG ACTGTGGAATAAATTACCAAAGGTTGAAAACATACCCAGCATAGCAATTGACGACGCAGTGCTCTCTccaaatgtgacatttgtcaGATGGAAGGTTCATCGTGACTGGGTGACACAG gcaaaatattttcaaagcttCCAAGCAGTTGTCTCCTCGTCAAATGAAGAATCATCTTCCCTCGTTATAG GCCGTGTGCTGCCTTTAACAGACGCTGAGCAGCAGTTGAGTGAGATCAGAGAGGCCTGCTATGAAGGTAAAACCAAGAAGATCCAGCTGAACTGGACTCCACAAGTGCGAGCCTCGTGCGATCAGACGGTTTTCACCGTCTACAAAGGTGTGaagacctttgacctttgtcaGAAGCACAGCCTCTTGGTCACCGGCGGCATGGACAGATTCATTCGCATGTGGAACCCACATTTTTCTGG gAAACCAACTGGTATCTTAAAAGGCCTTTCTGCTCCTGTTGTTTACCTCTGCATCTCTTCAGAAGACAGTCAGATCTTCTGTGTCTCTATAGACAACACTGTGAAA ATCTGGGATATTCAAGAGCAGTGCTGCCTGTTTACAGCAGACGCCAAAGCGAGCAGGATTCATGGTGAAATATCTGCATGCTCATATTTCCCTGCTATGAAATCCCTTTTCTTTGCAGCAGACTGTTTGGCTGTGCTCTCCCTGAAGATGAG GCCACAGTTTCGCAGCCGCCTGACTGTTTCACATAATGAACCCGTAATGTGCTGCGGCTACAGTGAGGAGTTTCGTCAAGTTGTCAGCTGTACTGAGAGATCT GTGGTGAAAGTCTGGGATTTGGATACAGGACGTCAGGTTTTTGAGTTTGGTGGCACAAATGATCTGTCTGCCATCACGTGCATGACGTTTGACCTCAAAGGGAGGAG ACTCATCACAGGTGGAAAAGATGGTTGTCTAAAGATCTGGAACTTCAACAATGGTCAGTGCCTAAAGACATTACGGAAAG ATGGTGACTGTCAGGAGTTGTGTGACTGCATCTTTCTGAAAGTTCACAGAAACTG CTATGTGATGTCTGTCGGCCGGGACCGAAAGATTGACATTTACCCA GATGTTCCCGAGGACCTTTGTCGCATCCAGAAGCCGCAGACTACGTGGCAGGATGATCTG AAAAATGGCCACAAGGAGGACATCCTTTGTGTGGTGCATTGTCCGCCCTGTCTCCTGGCCACCGGCAGCTATGATGGAGAGATTATAGTGTGGAATGTGGTTTCTGGCTGTATACAGGGTCGGTTTCTTAGCCCTCCTCCAGCTGAATACCAACATGTTCAAG gtcTGGACACAAGTGTTCCAAGCATAATATTCTTGAAGTTGCAGCAGTTTCCCTCAGCTACAGCTCTCATATCGTCCGGGGCTATGG gttttttaaatctgtggaACGTGCTCAGTGGAGGAAAGTTTGTGAGCAGCTTCAAAGCT TCTAGATTCCAACAGAAGATTACAAAACTGGCTAAATCAGAGAAGGACACATTCCTGTATGCTGCCGACCAAATTGGTTACATCCATGTTTACAACATGGAGACGTTTGCTGCTGAAGAAAAATCACCGAGAG ctgaaATCGTCTGGCGTGCCCACACCAGCACAATTACTGG CCTGCAGATTGTTGACAGTGATCAAGTGGTGCTTACCTCATCCACTGACTACACTGTGCGCCTTTGGAGTGCACATGGAGAATTCATTG GGACCTTTGGGCAGACTGAAAGCTGGAGCGTCCACATCTCCTCTTCCTGGATGCACCCTGCTGTCCCCTATGAGGTTCTGATTGATCCTCTGAGTATGCCAGATCATGAAATCCTGAATGTGAAAAAACACCTTTCTGATGCCATCAATCCTGACAGGACTGAGGCTGATAGGGGGGAACTAGAG TCAGAGATGCACAATAAGCTGAGGCTTCTTCCGAAATCTATCAGTGACACAGACGCTGAGGAAGATTAA
- the LOC113170715 gene encoding testis-expressed protein 26-like, with translation MATKEDKQWWDPYETSHRRQFIYRPNSATEISLCPTSTSFIDSYSRSGPFGSTVYNKDFCWKPACKTECIRTGTASGQRRNNPHPSKSFMMWRLPRDATRSLEYARFPCKYPPSEEELCKALTAQYHSTYRCDFMGMPQGYDNVNNAERRLAPLHSRRHVQISTDTETRDNYRQPKQKPALLGKHSHYSCNIDPNTTCRGIVPTVVQRHILTQQKRSDLTTYDRFCGKRVSDVSSVMKSLLPQELQYLYRILPEEDKEAVKHVLSKDSDPNNKEKGNKRPAVSSSSPEWISSWTGPL, from the exons ATGGCAACCAAAG agGACAAACAGTGGTGGGATCCCTACGAAACATCTCATAGAAGACAATTCATCTACCGGCCAAACTCAGCTACAGAGATTTCACT ATGCCCAACGTCAACATCCTTTATTGACTCCTATTCCCGGTCTGGACCTTTTGGTTCGACTGTGTACAATAAGGACTTTTGCTGGAAGCCAGCCTGTAAAACTGAATGTATTCGCACAGGAACAGCCTCAGGACAGAGGAGGAACAACCCACATCCCAGTAAG TCTTTCATGATGTGGAGGCTGCCAAGGGATGCTACACGAAGTCTTGAGTATGCCAGGTTTCCTTGTAAATATCCCCCATCTGAAGAGGAGCTCTGTAAGGCTTTGACAGCACAGTACCACTCCACCTACAGATGTGACTTCATGGGCATGCCTCAAG GATACGATAACGTTAATAACGCAGAAAGAAGACTTGCACCTCTGCACAGCAGACGCCATGTGCAGATCTCTACTGATACAGAGACGAGGGACAATTATCGACagccaaaacaaaaacctgcacTGCTGGGCAAACACTCTCATTACAGCTGCAACATAGATCCTAACACGACCTGTCGTGGTATAG TTCCAACTGTTGTACAAAGGCACATCCTCACTCAGCAGAAACGATCAGATTTGACAACCTATGACAGGTTTTGTGGAAAGAGAGTCAGTGATGTCTCATCTGTCATGAAGTCTCTGCTGCCCCAGGAGCTGCAGTACTTATACAGGATTTTACCCGAGGAGG ACAAAGAAGCTGTAAAACATGTTCTGAGTAAAGATTCTGATCCAAACAACaaggagaaaggaaataaaCGTCCAGCTGTTAGTTCCAGTTCACCAGAGTGGATATCAAGCTGGACAGGACCTCTCTGA